The Bos taurus isolate L1 Dominette 01449 registration number 42190680 breed Hereford chromosome 18, ARS-UCD2.0, whole genome shotgun sequence genome has a window encoding:
- the ZNF350 gene encoding zinc finger protein 350, with protein sequence MIQAQETLTFDDVAVDFTWEEWQLLAPAQKALYRDVMLENYSNLVSAGFQASTPEVLSKLDQGEPWMMDDEIHCRTHSEVWKVDGHLLEHLQKKRVEKRLEQWLEQNPLDNSGHQSRALFRHNHDVFDLHGRSVTSNSSLLSESLNCEIKRAAEPPADGKSCPYADREPFHPELLSTKSQLMEHQHTKQMKKSHVCSECGKAFVKKSWLADHQNLHTGEKPHRCNLCGKAFFRKFQLTEHQRMHMGDKPYECTDCGKTFLKKSGLNVHQRTHTGEKPFICSECGKGFIQKGNLVVHLRIHTGEKPYTCTECGKGFTQKTCLMAHQRIHTGTSPFVCGECGKTLSQKMGLIKHQRTHTGEKPFECSHCGKGFIEKPQLVIHQRIHTGEKPYRCSKCGKSFRGKSVLNKHLKTHSVKKLPPSVKSPQSSVVLQEKNLNTVTMHLPPLAPQLPVGISGLLANRSTVLVGQPVTRWLPTGDNRGLAQERTLMNSVNVVVPSVVNYILFYVTGN encoded by the exons atgaTCCAGGCCCAG GAAACCCTCACATTTGACGATGTGGCCGTGGACTTCACGTGGGAGGAGTGGCAGCTCCTGGCCCCTGCTCAGAAGGCCCTGTACAgggatgtgatgctggagaactaTAGCAACCTGGTGTCTGCCG GTTTTCAAGCAAGCACACCAGAGGTACTCTCCAAATTGGATCAAGGAGAACCATGGATGATGGATGATGAAATCCACTGTCGAACCCATTCAG aaGTCTGGAAAGTTGATGGCCACCTGCTGGAACACTTACAAAAGAAGAGAGTTGAGAAAAGACTAGAACAATGGCTTGAACAGAACCCACTGGACAATTCTGGTCATCAGAGCAGAGCTCTGTTCAGGCACAATCATGATGTGTTTGACTTACATGGAAGAAGCGTGACATCAAATTCAAGTTTACTCTCCGAGAGTCTGAACTGTGAAATAAAGAGAGCTGCTGAGCCTCCTGCAGATGGGAAATCCTGCCCCTATGCTGACAGGGAACCATTTCATCCTGAACTCCTCAGCACTAAGTCCCAACTCATGGAGCATCAGCACACTAAACAAATGAAGAAGTCTCATgtgtgcagtgaatgtgggaaagcaTTCGTCAAGAAGTCTTGGCTCGCTGATCATCAGAATCttcacacaggagagaagcccCATCGATGTAACCTCTGTgggaaagccttcttcagaaaGTTCCAGCTCACTGAGCACCAGAGGATGCACATGGGGGACAAACCTTACGAGTGCACCGACTGTGGCAAAACCTTCCTCAAGAAATCAGGGCTCAATGTGCACCAGAGAACCCACACGGGAGAGAAACCATTTATTTGCAGTGAGTGTGGCAAGGGCTTCATCCAGAAGGGAAACCTCGTGGTCCATCTGCGGATCCACACAGGCGAGAAACCTTACACGTGCACCGAGTGTGGGAAAGGCTTCACCCAGAAGACGTGTCTCATGGCACACCAGCGGATTCACACTGGCACGAGTCCCTTTGTGTGTGGCGAGTGTGGGAAGACGCTTTCCCAGAAAATGGGTCTCATCAAGCACCAGAGGACTCACACGGGAGAGAAGCCCTTTGAATGCAGCCACTGTGGGAAGGGCTTTATTGAGAAGCCACAGCTCGTGATACACCAGAGGATCCACACGGGGGAGAAACCCTACAGATGCAGCAAGTGTGGGAAATCATTCAGAGGGAAGTCAGTCCTCAATAAACACCTGAAAACTCACTCAGTCAAGAAACTCCCTCCCTCAGTGAAGTCCCCCCAGAGCAGTGTCGTTCTCCAGGAGAAAAACCTGAACACAGTGACAATGCACCTGCCTCCTCTGGCCCCTCAGTTGCCAGTCGGCATCAGTGGGCTCCTGGCTAACAGGAGCACGGTCTTAGTGGGACAGCCTGTGACCCGATGGTTACCCACTGGAGACAACAGGGGCCTGGCCCAGGAGAGGACCCTTATGAACTCAGTGAATGTGGTCGTGCCTTCAGTGgtcaattacattttattttatgtcacCGGAAACtag